The Bacillus sp. Marseille-Q1617 genome has a segment encoding these proteins:
- a CDS encoding class I adenylate-forming enzyme family protein gives MERVTDWLQKRSIISPERVALVNGSTNEMITYRSLDARAAKWAFYMKEKGIRKGDRIVFIAKNHPVCFELLFACSKIGAVFVPLNWRLSPAEIESLIGDCTPELVFFQAEFEYLADNMQKGYKTEMVEEAAFRVNSGTELKSQTPLERDDPWIMIYTGGTTGKSKGVILSYRSINANALNTVISWNLTEEDSTITYLPTFHTGGLNALSLPILMIGGKVVTAERFEPLQAIDMLNRHGCTIVLLVPTMYHGLMEEKDFGHATFPKMKVFLSGGAPCPGKVYDVFKAKGLQFKEGYGLTEAGPNNFYIDPGKMKKGSIGKSMMLNEVKVVDHKGECVKDGDVGELLLGGDHLFKEYWKMPEETAAALRDGWLHTGDLARVDREGDYFIVGRKKDMIISGGENIYPQEIEHWLCEHPSISECAVTGMPHEKWGEVVTAFITLRDGSRLSATEAKAYCLEKFGAFKIPKHYHFIEEIPKTDVGKVNKKELVENYIL, from the coding sequence ATGGAAAGAGTGACAGATTGGTTGCAGAAGCGATCAATCATCTCTCCTGAACGGGTGGCGCTTGTAAATGGATCCACCAATGAGATGATTACGTACCGCTCACTTGATGCAAGAGCGGCAAAGTGGGCATTTTATATGAAAGAGAAAGGGATACGAAAAGGAGATCGGATTGTTTTCATCGCCAAAAATCACCCTGTCTGCTTTGAACTGCTGTTTGCCTGCAGTAAAATTGGAGCTGTCTTTGTACCATTAAACTGGCGTCTGTCCCCGGCGGAGATCGAATCGCTGATAGGTGACTGCACCCCTGAACTGGTCTTCTTTCAAGCTGAATTTGAATATTTGGCCGATAACATGCAAAAAGGATACAAAACTGAAATGGTAGAAGAGGCTGCATTTCGGGTGAATAGTGGAACAGAGCTGAAATCACAAACACCTCTTGAAAGAGATGATCCCTGGATCATGATTTATACCGGCGGGACTACAGGCAAGTCAAAGGGAGTCATCCTATCATATAGATCAATTAATGCAAATGCCCTGAATACGGTAATAAGCTGGAATCTAACAGAAGAAGATAGTACGATTACGTATTTACCGACATTCCACACGGGAGGGCTGAATGCACTTTCATTACCGATCTTGATGATTGGGGGGAAAGTGGTGACGGCTGAACGATTTGAACCTCTCCAGGCCATTGATATGCTGAATCGTCATGGATGCACGATCGTGTTACTGGTACCGACGATGTATCATGGACTGATGGAAGAGAAGGATTTCGGACATGCCACTTTTCCTAAGATGAAGGTATTTCTGTCGGGAGGAGCGCCATGTCCCGGGAAAGTGTATGATGTCTTCAAAGCCAAGGGGCTGCAGTTCAAGGAAGGGTACGGCTTGACCGAGGCAGGGCCGAATAACTTCTATATTGACCCTGGGAAAATGAAGAAAGGATCGATTGGAAAATCAATGATGCTTAATGAAGTGAAGGTCGTCGATCACAAAGGGGAATGTGTGAAAGATGGGGATGTAGGTGAACTGCTTCTTGGCGGAGACCACCTATTTAAAGAATATTGGAAAATGCCGGAAGAGACGGCAGCGGCACTGAGAGACGGCTGGCTTCACACAGGGGATCTGGCAAGAGTTGATCGAGAAGGTGATTATTTTATCGTCGGACGCAAAAAAGATATGATCATTTCAGGCGGGGAAAATATTTATCCTCAGGAAATCGAACATTGGCTATGCGAGCATCCGTCCATCTCTGAATGTGCCGTCACAGGGATGCCGCATGAAAAGTGGGGAGAGGTAGTCACTGCTTTTATTACGCTGCGTGATGGCAGTAGATTATCGGCAACTGAAGCAAAGGCTTACTGTCTCGAAAAATTCGGTGCATTTAAGATTCCAAAACATTATCACTTTATCGAAGAAATTCCAAAAACCGATGTCGGGAAAGTAAATAAAAAAGAGTTAGTAGAAAACTATATTTTATAA
- a CDS encoding GNAT family N-acetyltransferase: MKPLLTGTSLYFSGLHEDDAPLLVKWSQNEKLQRLLDALPYKPKSEDEVKKWIGGEEDNAYRLGIRLKDSGRLIGYAELDGILWAHRVGGLSIIIGEEECQGMGYGREAMECVLAYAFGELNLHRLQLTVFSYNTRAIRLYETLGFTKEGSFREFLQRDGERHDMHLYGMLSDEWQKRKKEG, translated from the coding sequence ATGAAACCATTACTTACAGGTACGAGTCTTTATTTCTCAGGCTTACATGAAGACGATGCCCCGCTCCTTGTGAAATGGAGCCAGAATGAGAAGCTTCAGCGGCTGCTGGATGCTCTTCCGTATAAACCGAAGTCTGAAGATGAAGTGAAGAAATGGATAGGAGGGGAGGAGGATAATGCCTATCGCTTGGGAATCCGCTTGAAAGACAGCGGCCGATTGATCGGCTATGCTGAGCTTGACGGGATTCTCTGGGCGCACCGGGTAGGAGGGCTCTCGATTATCATCGGGGAAGAAGAATGCCAAGGCATGGGGTATGGCAGGGAAGCGATGGAATGCGTACTGGCTTATGCATTCGGAGAGTTAAATTTGCACCGCCTCCAATTAACGGTATTTTCATATAATACACGTGCCATCCGTTTATATGAAACTCTTGGTTTCACAAAAGAAGGGAGCTTCCGGGAATTTCTGCAGAGAGACGGAGAACGTCATGATATGCATTTATATGGAATGCTTTCTGATGAATGGCAAAAACGCAAAAAAGAAGGATGA
- a CDS encoding MFS transporter, with product MYISYKLISVLLVSMGIMVASNIYTFIPIYGDIASSIGIPSESVVMAGSSFTFFYACGLLIFANIADRFGKREILILGMLASAISTALVTVSFNSWSLSLTRGLQGFCLGSFAPVAFSYTYDLFEDKKRTLLLAMINSGFLFAGILGQLLSEGITRIIHWTAVFLFFSFAYLILFLAGKKTLPGTTVSGDRAETRTAYILFRLLLNKQLLMLYAIVFTLLSSFVVYYDSMTRFLYREDSLLLQIRLVGLLGVSLSLFTGRLLKKIGAFKTLFLGFALAVLSFGIAFIYLSAPAPILLMISSILFVSSISLLIPTVITLIGDISSMDRSQALSLYSFILLGGTSLAPLIAMKVNYAQALIFLMVCFMVNIIIGIMLTFRRDCAEG from the coding sequence ATGTATATATCCTATAAATTGATATCCGTTTTACTGGTCAGCATGGGAATCATGGTCGCAAGCAACATCTATACATTCATACCGATCTATGGGGATATCGCCTCTTCAATTGGGATTCCATCAGAATCAGTCGTGATGGCCGGCAGTTCATTTACGTTTTTTTATGCATGCGGATTATTGATATTCGCTAACATCGCCGACCGGTTCGGCAAGAGGGAGATATTGATACTGGGTATGCTCGCTTCCGCCATCTCAACTGCCCTTGTCACGGTCTCTTTCAATTCTTGGAGTCTATCCCTCACCAGAGGGCTGCAGGGATTTTGTTTGGGGAGCTTTGCCCCAGTGGCTTTCTCCTATACGTATGACCTGTTTGAAGATAAAAAGAGGACACTTCTCCTCGCCATGATCAATTCGGGGTTTCTGTTCGCAGGAATTCTGGGGCAGTTACTCAGCGAAGGGATCACGCGGATCATTCACTGGACGGCAGTCTTTTTATTTTTTTCCTTTGCTTATCTTATCCTTTTCCTCGCTGGAAAGAAGACGCTTCCGGGGACCACTGTTTCTGGAGACAGAGCTGAAACCCGAACTGCCTACATTCTATTCAGGTTATTGCTCAATAAACAACTTCTAATGCTTTATGCCATAGTGTTTACACTTCTATCTTCATTTGTCGTCTACTATGACAGTATGACAAGGTTTTTGTACAGAGAAGACTCTCTTCTTTTACAAATAAGACTTGTAGGCTTGCTTGGCGTTAGTTTATCTCTATTTACCGGGAGACTTCTGAAAAAAATCGGAGCCTTTAAAACATTATTTCTCGGATTTGCACTTGCCGTCTTGTCCTTCGGCATTGCATTCATTTACCTTTCTGCACCCGCCCCGATTTTATTGATGATATCTTCCATTCTATTTGTCTCTTCTATTTCCCTCTTGATCCCTACCGTCATCACGTTGATAGGGGATATCAGCAGCATGGACAGAAGTCAGGCCCTCAGTCTATACTCGTTTATTTTATTGGGAGGAACCAGCCTTGCCCCCCTGATCGCCATGAAGGTAAATTACGCTCAGGCGCTGATTTTCCTAATGGTTTGCTTTATGGTGAATATAATAATCGGGATCATGTTGACTTTCAGAAGAGATTGCGCGGAGGGATGA
- the addB gene encoding helicase-exonuclease AddAB subunit AddB, with amino-acid sequence MAVRFIIGRAGTGKSYGMLSEIKEKLLEQPNGDPIIYLVPDQMSFISEYELVNSPGLNGMIRAQVFSFTRLAWKILQETGGMSRYHLSSVGLNMMIRKIIEEHKDDLHIFSKASEKPGFIDHVEAMLTEFKRYCIKPQELEEFNQEEAQSKALKDKLHDLELIYEKFEEKLMGKYIDSEDYFQLLADNVKNSVLLKNADIYIDGFHSFTPQEYLIIEQLIQHSRNVTIALTADSDQQFGSFSELSLFRMTNETYETLQDISHRAHKPVEEEVYVKPIRFRSGTMQHIEKYFEDRPAVSYTGADARDSIQFLEASNRRAEIEGIAREIRKLARTEGYRYKDIAVLVRNSQDYRDKIETIFQDFEIPFFLDQKRTMLNHPLIELIRSTLEIMNSNWRYEPVFRAVKTDLLFPYQKDPSELREQMDRLENYVLAYGIQGERWTGKERWKYRRFRGLEHVDSPQTDRERELEHEINELRLFISAPIVRLGKRLKKQSTGREFCETLYLYLEELDIPAKLERLRIQAEERGDLVAAREHDQAWSAVIELLDQYVEMLGDEETTIKKFTSILDAGIESMKFSLVPPAIDQVIIADLEKSRLADIKAAFMIGVNDGVLPAKMSEEGVLSDEDREAMLQKGFKIAPTNRTKLLDEEFVAYKAFTTPSEKLFISHPIANEEGKALLPSSYIKRLKEMYPEADTKLLINEPSELSEEEQLHYVCHPNVTISHLTSQLQLKKREYPIYDFWWDVYNFYASSPQWKWQAQHILSSLFHENKAGRLTEETSRDLYGEHILASVSRMELFNSCPFSHFASHGLKLREREFFKLEAPDIGEMFHSALKWISDEVEKHGLTWAGLTKAQCLQLAKDAVAMLAPKLQHQILLSSNRLHYIAKKLEHIIGRASLILSEHAKASGFVPVGVELGFGPNAELPPFQFQLRNGTKMELQGRIDRVDKAEDENGVYLRIVDYKSSARDLDVTEVYYGLALQMLTYLDIVLSHSKQFVGKEAQPAGVLYFHVHNPMINSKKILTLDQIENEIFKSFKMKGLVLGDADIVRLMDRTLDSGSSDIISAGIKKDGTLSSRSKAASKEDFHFMRKHVRKIYENAGNQIVSGAVDITPYKLKDRTPCQFCSYRPVCQFDQSLEENDYRVLRAAKAEDLLAKVREEVNENE; translated from the coding sequence ATGGCTGTCAGATTTATAATTGGACGGGCAGGTACGGGAAAGAGCTACGGAATGCTGTCTGAAATAAAAGAAAAACTGCTCGAACAGCCGAATGGAGATCCGATCATCTATCTGGTACCTGACCAGATGTCCTTTATATCGGAGTACGAATTAGTGAATTCCCCCGGATTGAACGGGATGATCCGTGCCCAGGTTTTCAGTTTTACGAGGCTGGCCTGGAAGATCCTTCAGGAAACAGGGGGGATGAGCCGTTATCATCTATCCAGCGTCGGGTTGAATATGATGATTCGAAAAATCATCGAAGAGCACAAAGACGACTTGCATATCTTTTCAAAGGCTTCTGAAAAGCCGGGGTTCATCGACCATGTGGAAGCCATGCTGACAGAATTCAAACGGTATTGCATAAAGCCTCAGGAGCTTGAGGAATTCAATCAGGAAGAGGCGCAGTCGAAGGCATTAAAGGATAAACTTCATGATCTTGAACTTATTTATGAAAAATTCGAAGAAAAACTGATGGGGAAGTATATTGACTCAGAGGATTATTTTCAGCTTCTGGCTGATAATGTGAAAAACTCTGTCCTTCTTAAAAATGCCGACATTTATATTGACGGTTTTCACAGCTTCACACCGCAGGAATATCTCATCATTGAACAGCTGATCCAGCATAGCAGGAACGTCACGATTGCCCTTACAGCGGATTCCGATCAGCAGTTTGGCTCATTTAGTGAGCTGAGCCTGTTCAGGATGACGAATGAAACGTATGAGACGCTTCAGGATATATCCCATAGGGCACATAAGCCGGTTGAAGAGGAAGTGTACGTCAAGCCGATCCGGTTTAGAAGCGGCACGATGCAGCACATCGAGAAATATTTTGAAGACCGGCCAGCTGTCAGCTATACCGGAGCGGATGCACGGGATTCCATTCAATTTTTGGAAGCGTCAAACCGCCGGGCGGAGATAGAGGGGATTGCAAGAGAGATCCGAAAACTTGCACGCACAGAAGGTTACAGGTATAAAGATATCGCTGTCCTGGTACGCAACAGCCAGGATTACCGGGATAAAATAGAAACGATATTCCAAGATTTCGAGATTCCTTTTTTCCTTGACCAGAAGAGAACGATGTTGAATCATCCACTGATTGAACTGATTCGTTCCACGCTTGAAATCATGAATTCGAATTGGAGATATGAACCAGTCTTCAGGGCAGTGAAAACGGATCTGCTATTCCCATACCAAAAGGATCCTTCCGAGCTGCGGGAGCAGATGGACCGTCTGGAAAATTATGTGCTGGCATACGGTATCCAGGGAGAGCGCTGGACGGGTAAAGAGCGCTGGAAGTACCGCCGTTTCAGGGGTCTCGAACATGTTGATTCTCCCCAAACCGACCGGGAAAGGGAGCTTGAGCATGAAATCAACGAGCTTCGGCTTTTCATTTCCGCTCCGATCGTCCGGCTCGGTAAACGACTTAAGAAGCAGAGTACAGGAAGAGAGTTTTGTGAAACGCTTTATCTTTATCTGGAAGAATTGGATATTCCGGCAAAGCTCGAGCGATTAAGAATACAAGCTGAAGAGCGTGGCGACCTTGTGGCTGCCAGGGAGCATGATCAAGCATGGAGTGCGGTCATTGAATTATTGGACCAGTATGTGGAAATGCTCGGGGATGAGGAAACAACCATCAAGAAATTCACTTCGATTCTGGATGCTGGTATAGAATCGATGAAGTTTTCGCTGGTGCCTCCTGCAATCGATCAAGTGATCATTGCTGACCTTGAGAAATCCAGGCTGGCAGATATCAAGGCTGCCTTTATGATCGGGGTCAATGACGGAGTCCTTCCGGCAAAAATGAGTGAAGAAGGCGTATTGTCAGACGAAGACAGGGAGGCAATGCTACAAAAAGGCTTCAAGATAGCACCGACAAATCGGACGAAGCTTCTGGATGAAGAATTCGTTGCCTATAAAGCTTTTACAACACCGAGTGAAAAATTGTTTATCAGTCATCCGATCGCAAATGAAGAGGGAAAAGCACTGCTTCCATCTTCTTATATAAAAAGGCTGAAAGAAATGTACCCAGAAGCGGACACAAAATTGTTGATCAATGAACCTTCTGAACTGTCAGAAGAAGAGCAGCTGCATTATGTATGCCACCCGAATGTCACGATCTCTCATTTGACATCCCAGCTGCAGCTGAAGAAACGGGAGTATCCGATTTATGACTTCTGGTGGGATGTGTATAATTTCTATGCGTCTTCACCTCAATGGAAATGGCAGGCGCAGCATATCTTATCAAGTCTTTTCCATGAAAATAAAGCGGGAAGGCTGACAGAAGAAACGAGCAGGGACCTATACGGGGAACATATACTTGCAAGTGTTTCCAGAATGGAGTTGTTCAATAGCTGTCCTTTCTCACACTTCGCCAGCCATGGCTTGAAGCTAAGGGAAAGAGAGTTCTTCAAGCTTGAGGCCCCTGATATCGGGGAGATGTTCCACTCCGCGCTGAAGTGGATATCGGATGAGGTGGAGAAACATGGGCTGACCTGGGCAGGGCTCACAAAGGCACAATGCCTGCAATTGGCCAAGGATGCGGTGGCAATGCTGGCTCCCAAGCTGCAGCACCAGATACTCTTAAGCTCAAACCGCCTTCATTATATTGCAAAGAAGCTTGAACATATCATTGGACGTGCAAGTCTCATTCTGAGTGAGCATGCGAAAGCGAGCGGATTTGTGCCAGTCGGGGTGGAACTCGGATTCGGACCGAATGCGGAACTGCCGCCTTTTCAATTTCAACTGCGTAACGGCACGAAAATGGAACTTCAAGGACGGATTGACCGGGTGGATAAGGCTGAAGATGAAAATGGGGTATACCTGCGCATTGTCGATTATAAATCCAGTGCAAGGGACCTTGATGTGACAGAGGTTTATTATGGACTTGCCCTTCAGATGCTGACTTATCTGGATATCGTCTTATCCCACTCGAAGCAATTTGTAGGAAAAGAGGCACAGCCGGCAGGGGTATTGTATTTCCATGTTCACAACCCGATGATCAACAGTAAAAAGATATTGACGCTGGACCAAATCGAAAATGAAATTTTCAAGAGCTTCAAGATGAAGGGGCTGGTCCTCGGCGATGCAGACATCGTCCGCTTGATGGATCGGACCCTTGATAGTGGGAGTTCGGATATCATATCTGCTGGAATAAAAAAGGACGGTACTCTTTCCTCCAGGTCAAAAGCCGCTTCAAAGGAAGATTTTCATTTTATGCGGAAACATGTAAGGAAGATCTATGAAAATGCCGGCAATCAAATTGTTTCGGGGGCCGTGGATATTACACCTTATAAACTGAAGGACAGGACTCCATGCCAATTCTGTTCCTACCGTCCGGTATGTCAATTCGATCAGTCGCTCGAAGAAAATGATTACAGAGTGCTGCGGGCGGCGAAAGCAGAAGATCTGCTTGCAAAAGTAAGAGAGGAGGTAAATGAAAATGAGTAA
- the addA gene encoding helicase-exonuclease AddAB subunit AddA, which translates to MSKYTVPAKPEDVTWTDDQWKAIWAKGRDILVAAAAGSGKTAVLVERIIQRILSEEDRLDVDELLVVTFTNASAAEMRHRIGQAIEKAIDEDPHSTHLRKQLSLLNRASISTLHSFCLEVIRKYYYLIDIDPGFRIADETEGDLIRDEVLDELFEDEYGKEDNTAFFTLVDTYTNDRSDGALQEMIRKLYDFSRSHPNPEKWLGELAGMYDIREKTEIDDLPFMGPLKVDIKLQLQGARSLFQRALDLTKVPGGPSPRAENFLDDLAVVDGLLNSEKISWGALYEGMQGLHFTKLKPCRGDDFDKGLADESKKLRDQGKKMLEKLKDEFFLRKPQSFLTDMTSMKDTIHTLSELVIEFGRRFKAVKEEKGLVDFADLEHFCLDILRESAEGDKLIPSDAALQYKHKFKEVLVDEYQDTNMVQESILLLITGEEEQTGNRFMVGDVKQSIYRFRLAEPNLFLTKYNRFLPEPGDAGLKIDLSQNFRSRKEVLEGTNFLFKQIMGTSVGEMEYNKEAELVKGAAYPEDKAYPIEVALIDQEAAENSPSPEEEDSLSIFDEEDIEKSVLEARYMAQKVKGMIEEKTPVFDAKTKTERPIQYKDIVILLRSMPWAAEIMEEFKRHGIPIYANLSTGYFDATEISIMLSLLKVIDNPYQDIPLASVLRSPIAGLDEEGLASIRIHSKAGSYYEALKKFAEQKPSNPGGEETFEKVKLFLYQLDRWRTRARQGSVTELIWQLYRDTRFYDYVGGMAGGKQRQANLRALYDRARQYESTTFRGLFRFLRFIDRMRERGDDLGVARALSEQEDVVRLMTIHSSKGLEFPVVFVAGTSKQFNLMDLNASYLLDKDLGLASKFTDPDKRISYPSLPQLAFKRKKRMEAISEEMRVLYVALTRAKEKLYLIGTVKSFEKSVKKWKGTMSENEWLLPDFDRAGAVSYLDWIGPSLIRHPHCEELHEGELGEIGQNDEIYHHPSCWNVNKIHKSELIEEEGTADDQGDDWKEDVKDGKEVNSESAHKEEVFERLLWNYPNMKAASLRSKQSVSELKRMYEIRDESSSVELLRRQQKPVYNRPAFMQTKELSPAEKGTAMHTVMQHISFAEGKPDEQAVSILLEDLVRKEILTEEQKTSISVPNILHFFESELGKRMVKTTNIQREIPFSMSVPLSEISDIGDEPVEETILVQGVIDCVFRDDKGLVLLDYKTDGIHDRYENGFVEAKDILENRYKVQIELYTRALESIWKVTVSEKYLYFFDGGHLLEL; encoded by the coding sequence ATGAGTAAATATACCGTTCCCGCTAAACCGGAAGATGTCACCTGGACGGATGATCAGTGGAAAGCAATCTGGGCAAAAGGCCGGGATATCCTCGTTGCAGCCGCTGCCGGTTCCGGAAAAACGGCAGTGCTCGTCGAGCGTATCATCCAGCGCATCCTTTCGGAAGAAGACAGGCTGGATGTCGATGAACTCCTGGTTGTTACATTTACCAATGCATCTGCTGCTGAAATGAGGCACCGTATCGGCCAGGCGATTGAGAAAGCAATCGATGAAGATCCTCACTCGACACATTTAAGGAAGCAGCTGAGCTTACTTAACCGTGCTTCGATATCGACATTGCATTCTTTCTGTCTCGAAGTGATCCGGAAATATTACTATCTTATCGATATCGATCCGGGTTTCAGGATCGCAGATGAAACAGAGGGTGATTTGATCCGCGACGAAGTGCTTGATGAACTATTTGAAGATGAGTACGGAAAAGAAGATAACACTGCTTTCTTCACACTGGTGGATACCTATACAAATGACCGCAGTGATGGTGCCCTTCAAGAGATGATACGCAAATTGTATGATTTCTCCCGTTCACACCCGAATCCGGAAAAATGGCTCGGGGAGTTAGCGGGGATGTATGACATCCGTGAGAAAACAGAAATTGATGACCTCCCTTTTATGGGTCCTCTTAAAGTCGATATCAAACTGCAGCTGCAAGGTGCGAGATCCTTGTTCCAACGGGCGCTTGATTTAACAAAAGTTCCCGGGGGGCCTTCACCAAGGGCTGAAAACTTCTTGGATGACCTTGCAGTTGTCGACGGGCTGCTTAACTCTGAAAAGATATCATGGGGTGCACTGTACGAAGGAATGCAGGGCCTTCATTTCACTAAATTGAAACCGTGCCGGGGCGACGATTTCGATAAAGGACTTGCAGATGAATCAAAAAAACTCAGGGATCAGGGAAAGAAGATGCTTGAGAAACTCAAGGATGAGTTCTTTTTGAGAAAGCCCCAATCATTCTTGACGGATATGACAAGTATGAAAGATACCATTCATACTCTCTCAGAGCTCGTCATTGAGTTTGGGCGCCGTTTCAAAGCCGTCAAGGAAGAAAAGGGTCTGGTTGATTTTGCCGATCTTGAGCACTTCTGTCTTGATATTCTCAGGGAAAGTGCTGAAGGTGATAAGCTTATTCCGTCCGATGCCGCTTTGCAATACAAACATAAATTCAAAGAGGTGCTGGTGGACGAGTACCAGGATACGAATATGGTTCAGGAATCGATTCTTCTGCTTATTACTGGGGAAGAGGAGCAGACTGGCAATCGGTTTATGGTGGGGGATGTAAAACAGTCCATTTACCGTTTCCGGTTGGCGGAACCTAATTTATTCTTAACAAAATATAACCGTTTTCTTCCTGAGCCCGGCGATGCGGGTCTGAAAATAGACTTGTCCCAAAACTTCAGAAGCCGTAAAGAGGTGCTGGAGGGTACAAATTTCCTGTTCAAACAAATCATGGGTACATCAGTCGGAGAGATGGAGTACAACAAAGAAGCAGAATTAGTGAAGGGTGCAGCATACCCCGAAGATAAGGCGTACCCGATCGAGGTAGCCCTGATCGATCAGGAAGCAGCAGAGAACTCTCCTTCTCCGGAGGAAGAGGATTCACTTTCCATTTTTGATGAGGAAGATATTGAAAAGTCTGTTTTAGAAGCAAGATATATGGCTCAGAAAGTAAAGGGGATGATTGAGGAGAAGACCCCGGTTTTTGATGCAAAAACAAAAACAGAACGGCCGATCCAATACAAGGACATTGTAATCCTGCTCCGCTCCATGCCATGGGCAGCAGAAATCATGGAAGAGTTCAAACGCCATGGGATCCCGATTTATGCGAACTTGTCCACCGGCTATTTCGATGCAACGGAAATTTCCATTATGCTGTCTCTGCTTAAAGTAATCGATAATCCTTACCAGGATATCCCGCTTGCCTCGGTCCTGAGATCCCCGATTGCAGGTCTGGATGAAGAAGGGTTAGCGAGTATCCGCATTCATTCGAAGGCAGGCAGCTATTACGAAGCGCTGAAAAAGTTTGCTGAACAGAAGCCTTCAAACCCGGGCGGGGAAGAAACCTTCGAAAAGGTAAAATTATTTCTATATCAGCTTGACCGCTGGAGAACAAGGGCACGGCAAGGCTCAGTCACAGAACTGATCTGGCAGTTATACCGTGATACACGGTTCTATGACTACGTAGGCGGAATGGCAGGAGGCAAGCAGCGCCAGGCCAATCTGCGTGCACTATATGACAGGGCCCGTCAATATGAATCCACTACCTTCAGGGGATTATTCCGCTTTCTGCGGTTCATTGACCGCATGAGAGAACGGGGAGATGACTTAGGGGTGGCAAGGGCACTGAGTGAACAGGAGGATGTTGTCCGTTTAATGACGATTCATTCAAGTAAAGGGCTTGAATTTCCGGTTGTTTTTGTAGCCGGCACATCAAAACAGTTCAATCTGATGGACTTGAATGCTTCGTACTTATTGGACAAGGACTTGGGGCTTGCAAGCAAGTTTACCGATCCCGACAAAAGGATAAGCTACCCGTCCCTTCCACAGCTGGCATTCAAACGAAAGAAGCGGATGGAAGCTATTTCTGAAGAAATGAGGGTATTATACGTTGCACTTACCCGTGCCAAAGAAAAACTATATCTGATCGGTACCGTGAAGAGCTTCGAGAAATCAGTGAAGAAATGGAAGGGAACGATGAGTGAAAATGAGTGGCTGCTGCCTGACTTTGACCGTGCAGGAGCGGTATCCTACCTTGATTGGATCGGACCATCACTCATCCGTCATCCCCACTGTGAAGAGCTGCATGAAGGTGAGCTAGGGGAAATTGGACAGAACGATGAAATATATCATCATCCTTCCTGCTGGAATGTGAACAAGATCCATAAGTCCGAATTGATCGAAGAAGAAGGGACTGCCGATGATCAAGGCGATGATTGGAAAGAAGACGTGAAAGACGGAAAAGAGGTCAACTCGGAGTCGGCCCATAAAGAAGAAGTGTTTGAACGTCTCTTATGGAATTATCCAAATATGAAGGCAGCCAGCCTGCGTTCAAAACAGTCGGTATCAGAATTGAAACGAATGTATGAAATAAGGGATGAATCTTCAAGTGTAGAATTGCTCAGGCGCCAGCAGAAGCCTGTATATAACCGACCTGCATTTATGCAGACAAAGGAGCTGTCGCCGGCAGAGAAAGGGACGGCCATGCATACCGTCATGCAGCATATTTCTTTTGCAGAGGGCAAGCCTGATGAACAGGCGGTCTCTATCCTCTTGGAAGACCTGGTCAGAAAAGAGATTTTGACAGAAGAACAAAAAACGTCCATTTCAGTTCCGAATATCCTTCATTTCTTTGAAAGTGAACTAGGTAAGCGAATGGTGAAAACAACCAACATACAAAGGGAGATCCCATTCAGCATGAGTGTTCCTCTAAGCGAAATATCTGATATTGGAGATGAACCTGTCGAAGAGACGATTCTTGTTCAAGGGGTCATTGACTGTGTATTCAGGGATGATAAAGGTCTTGTTCTTTTGGATTATAAAACTGACGGCATACATGATCGGTATGAAAATGGGTTTGTTGAGGCGAAAGACATTCTCGAAAACCGCTATAAAGTCCAAATTGAACTTTATACAAGAGCCTTGGAATCAATATGGAAGGTAACAGTATCTGAAAAATACCTCTATTTCTTTGACGGAGGCCATTTATTGGAACTTTAA
- a CDS encoding HNH endonuclease, with translation MRNKASGTCELCARQQVATTVHHLTPKEVGGSFMPTAELCMACHKQIHSLYTNEELGARLNSIENLRRDEKISKFIKWIRKQPSSKLVKTKKSNERKKRKH, from the coding sequence ATGAGGAATAAAGCAAGCGGAACATGTGAACTTTGTGCACGGCAGCAGGTTGCCACCACGGTTCATCACTTGACTCCAAAAGAAGTAGGCGGTTCCTTCATGCCGACAGCTGAATTGTGTATGGCTTGTCATAAACAGATCCATTCCCTCTACACAAATGAAGAGCTGGGTGCGAGGCTCAATTCCATCGAAAACTTAAGGAGAGATGAAAAGATAAGCAAATTCATCAAATGGATCCGCAAACAGCCGTCATCAAAATTAGTCAAAACAAAAAAAAGCAACGAACGGAAGAAACGGAAGCACTGA
- a CDS encoding spore germination protein — protein sequence MPAIIGPVSILSVGGGNVQFGDTAIISPKSASKSFGGSGGFNTGPFQLTYNVFSITNTFDCNVVDQPITGNN from the coding sequence ATGCCAGCGATAATAGGTCCGGTTTCCATTCTAAGTGTCGGCGGCGGGAATGTGCAATTTGGGGATACTGCCATCATTTCCCCAAAATCCGCCTCTAAATCGTTTGGAGGTTCAGGTGGATTCAATACAGGCCCATTCCAATTGACTTATAATGTCTTCAGTATCACAAACACATTTGATTGCAATGTGGTGGATCAGCCGATTACAGGCAATAATTAA